From the genome of bacterium, one region includes:
- a CDS encoding NUDIX domain-containing protein, producing MKNTKHIEILVRGVCVKQGQLLVCQGKGAANTYLPGGHVEWNEQAAEGLKREIEEELGVKAVVKEFLGSVEHTFIQKGERHCEINLMFAMTISALSPGKTPEACEGWISFKWIPLSGLGRNQLEPWPLRKLIAGWMKSTGRVPRWGSTLRRGH from the coding sequence ATGAAAAATACTAAACATATTGAGATTCTGGTTCGGGGCGTTTGTGTGAAACAGGGGCAGTTGCTTGTTTGTCAGGGAAAGGGTGCCGCAAACACCTATCTTCCGGGTGGACATGTGGAATGGAATGAGCAAGCGGCTGAGGGGTTGAAACGCGAAATTGAGGAAGAACTTGGCGTAAAAGCAGTGGTAAAGGAATTTCTCGGATCCGTAGAGCATACTTTCATCCAAAAAGGGGAGCGTCATTGTGAAATTAATTTGATGTTTGCGATGACGATTTCGGCGCTATCCCCTGGAAAAACACCCGAAGCCTGTGAGGGCTGGATTAGTTTTAAATGGATTCCGCTATCTGGGCTTGGCCGGAACCAGCTTGAACCCTGGCCGTTGCGAAAGCTGATCGCCGGCTGGATGAAGTCAACGGGAAGAGTTCCGCGCTGGGGCAGTACATTACGGCGCGGTCACTGA